The following coding sequences lie in one Mycobacterium sp. Z3061 genomic window:
- a CDS encoding FAD-dependent monooxygenase, with protein sequence MRSEHAVVVVGAGPTGLMLAAELALAGIDVAIVERRTDQALVGARAGGLHSRTIEILDQRGVADRFIEQGEVAQLAGFSQIRLDISDFPTRHPYGLALWQSHIERLLAEWVDELAVRVYRGHEVGSISQGEAGVQVRLTDGGVLRAEFLVGCDGGRSAVRKAAGIPFEGWEPTASYLLAEAEIGSGATQEPEWGIRHDELGVHAISRTGEGGPVRVMVTERHLGATGEPTLGDLSRAMIDVYRTDYGIHSPAWISRFTDAARQASVYRRGRVLLAGDAAHVHHPIGGQGLNTGMQDAVNLGWKLAAVVSGTSPDNLLDSYHDERHPVAARVLRNAMAQMALLRTDDRTTALRETTAELLGMEEPRKRFAAMMSGLDIRYELGDGHPLLGRRMPDLDLVGTGRRVFELLHQAKPVLLNLGEPGRIDIAGWADRVLLVDAKHDGNCELPALGAVAVPGAVLIRPDGHVAWAADAPYDGLAAALTTWFGARNAEPGMDGSSGRVQLGYG encoded by the coding sequence GTGAGAAGCGAGCATGCGGTCGTCGTCGTGGGCGCCGGACCGACCGGCCTGATGCTGGCAGCCGAATTGGCGCTGGCCGGAATCGATGTCGCCATCGTCGAACGACGCACGGATCAGGCCCTGGTCGGCGCCCGCGCGGGCGGTCTGCATTCACGCACCATCGAGATCCTCGACCAGCGCGGCGTGGCCGACCGGTTCATCGAGCAGGGCGAAGTGGCCCAGTTGGCCGGGTTCTCGCAGATCCGCCTGGACATCAGCGACTTTCCCACTCGGCACCCCTACGGACTTGCGTTGTGGCAGAGCCATATCGAGCGGCTCCTGGCTGAGTGGGTGGACGAGCTCGCGGTCCGCGTCTATCGCGGTCACGAGGTCGGGAGCATCTCCCAAGGCGAGGCCGGTGTCCAGGTGCGGCTTACCGACGGGGGAGTGCTACGGGCCGAGTTCCTGGTGGGGTGCGACGGCGGACGCAGTGCGGTGCGCAAGGCGGCCGGCATCCCCTTCGAGGGCTGGGAGCCCACCGCGAGCTACTTACTCGCCGAGGCCGAAATCGGCTCTGGCGCAACGCAGGAACCGGAATGGGGCATTCGGCACGACGAGCTCGGTGTCCATGCGATCAGCAGGACCGGTGAGGGTGGGCCGGTCAGGGTCATGGTGACCGAGCGCCACCTCGGGGCAACGGGCGAACCCACGTTGGGCGACCTGAGCCGGGCAATGATCGACGTTTACCGAACGGACTACGGAATCCACAGTCCCGCTTGGATTTCCCGATTCACCGACGCGGCCCGCCAGGCCTCCGTGTACCGGAGGGGGAGGGTGCTGCTGGCCGGCGACGCGGCCCACGTACATCACCCTATCGGCGGGCAGGGGCTCAACACGGGGATGCAGGACGCGGTGAATCTGGGATGGAAACTCGCGGCAGTGGTCAGTGGGACGTCGCCCGACAATCTGCTGGACAGCTACCACGACGAACGGCACCCGGTCGCCGCGCGTGTGCTGCGCAACGCGATGGCCCAGATGGCGCTGCTGCGCACGGATGACCGCACCACGGCACTGCGCGAGACTACCGCCGAACTCCTCGGCATGGAGGAGCCCCGGAAACGATTCGCCGCCATGATGTCTGGTCTGGACATCCGCTACGAGCTCGGTGACGGACATCCGTTGCTGGGTCGGCGGATGCCCGACCTCGACCTGGTCGGTACCGGCCGGCGAGTCTTCGAACTGCTGCACCAGGCCAAGCCGGTGCTGCTGAACCTCGGCGAACCCGGCCGCATCGACATCGCCGGCTGGGCCGACCGGGTCCTGCTGGTGGATGCGAAACATGATGGCAACTGCGAGCTTCCGGCGCTGGGTGCCGTCGCCGTTCCCGGCGCCGTACTGATCAGGCCGGACGGACACGTCGCGTGGGCCGCGGACGCGCCGTACGACGGCCTGGCGGCCGCCCTCACCACCTGGTTCGGCGCGCGCAATGCCGAGCCGGGAATGGACGGGTCGAGCGGACGTGTTCAACTTGGTTATGGCTGA
- a CDS encoding nitroreductase family deazaflavin-dependent oxidoreductase encodes MAENVELSPTDWVREQTERILRQGTTDGVEIFDKPVVLLTMTGAKSGKKRYVPLMRVEHDGRYAIVASKGGAPEHPAWYHNVKANPALTVQDGENVHSLTARELDGSEREEWWRRAVEAYPPYAEYQTKTTRQIPVFVLE; translated from the coding sequence ATGGCTGAAAACGTTGAGCTGAGCCCCACGGATTGGGTACGCGAGCAGACCGAGCGGATTCTGCGGCAGGGCACCACCGACGGGGTCGAAATCTTCGACAAACCCGTCGTCCTGCTTACCATGACCGGCGCGAAGTCCGGTAAGAAGCGCTACGTGCCCCTGATGCGCGTCGAACACGACGGCCGCTACGCGATCGTCGCGTCCAAGGGCGGCGCGCCCGAACATCCGGCCTGGTACCACAACGTCAAGGCCAATCCCGCGCTGACCGTGCAGGACGGGGAGAACGTGCACAGTCTCACCGCACGCGAACTCGACGGCTCCGAGCGTGAGGAGTGGTGGCGGCGCGCTGTCGAGGCCTACCCGCCCTACGCCGAGTACCAGACGAAGACGACCAGGCAGATCCCGGTCTTCGTGCTGGAGTGA
- a CDS encoding alpha/beta fold hydrolase: protein MPALAPVAQLPEGFVVDLPGRGSTYVLDSGPSEGPTYILLHSLACTGLMTWYPALDVVREFGRVVIFDQRCHGQGISPPRMLFEDCADDVVALADVLDIPSFVPVGYSMGSLIAQLVWRRHRERVDGLVLCAATAAVSRARYERVATGLFAALIETLTPAPRRGGPAAAVPTGLFADYQWVLGQARATSPGGITRAIAEVVRFDSTSWVGDIDVPTAVVVTMKDRAFGVQRQKWLAERIRDAEMVPVDAGHAGCTLQPAAFVPGLAKAIESVHHRLPAPECATRAAR, encoded by the coding sequence GTGCCCGCGCTGGCACCCGTTGCGCAGCTGCCGGAAGGGTTCGTCGTCGACCTGCCCGGTCGGGGCAGCACCTACGTTCTCGACTCCGGTCCCAGCGAGGGACCGACCTACATCCTGCTGCACTCCCTGGCCTGTACCGGCCTGATGACGTGGTATCCCGCGCTGGACGTGGTGCGCGAATTCGGCCGGGTGGTGATCTTCGACCAGCGATGCCATGGCCAGGGCATCTCGCCGCCCCGGATGCTGTTCGAAGACTGCGCTGACGATGTGGTGGCACTGGCCGACGTACTCGATATCCCCAGCTTCGTGCCGGTCGGCTACTCGATGGGGTCACTGATCGCTCAGCTGGTGTGGCGGCGCCACCGCGAGAGGGTCGACGGGTTGGTGCTGTGCGCCGCGACCGCGGCCGTGAGCCGCGCCCGCTACGAGCGCGTGGCCACCGGGCTGTTCGCGGCCCTGATCGAGACTCTCACCCCCGCACCCCGCCGCGGCGGACCGGCGGCCGCCGTGCCCACCGGGCTGTTCGCCGACTATCAGTGGGTGCTGGGCCAGGCTCGTGCCACGTCACCGGGTGGCATTACTCGCGCGATCGCCGAGGTGGTGCGCTTCGACTCGACCTCCTGGGTCGGCGACATCGACGTTCCGACGGCGGTCGTGGTGACGATGAAAGACCGTGCCTTCGGCGTACAGCGGCAGAAGTGGTTGGCTGAGCGCATTCGGGACGCTGAGATGGTCCCGGTGGACGCCGGCCACGCCGGGTGCACACTGCAGCCGGCCGCCTTCGTCCCGGGGCTCGCGAAGGCGATCGAATCGGTCCACCACCGGCTCCCCGCACCCGAGTGCGCCACGCGGGCGGCCAGATAG
- a CDS encoding wax ester/triacylglycerol synthase family O-acyltransferase — MKRLSGWDVLMLASETPNVHQHTLKVAVVDTSGFEGVPTFDAFREVFRARLPVLEPMHYQLVTTPFHLHRPVWHEDADLDLDYHLQRVEVPAPGGRRELDAVIGRVASTPLDRSRPLWQFYFAEGLSDQRIAVIGKIHHVLADGVASANLMARTLQWSDVTPDQTGTAFAPPRTRDVVRFAAHDHLARVRTLPSAVRDGVVGAYRLQRRARQRLTHPDLAARFDPPPTFLNHKLSPGRTFASGVLPLAEVKAVSKRLEVTINDLVLTVTAGALRRLLLNYGEPTDRPLIASIPTATDTSPDRIAGNALATMLVSLPVHVSDPKERLDLIRTSTRIAKEDHQLLGPTLVGRWLEFIPPTLTRATFGWMSRREAPNQLFNLIVSNVPGPRERGHIAGAVVTDFYSVGPLAAGSALNITVWSYVDQLSVSVLSDDATLKDTHEVTDAFVAAFAELRQRQEGNGGISAASAG, encoded by the coding sequence GTGAAGCGACTCAGCGGTTGGGATGTGCTGATGCTGGCCAGCGAGACGCCCAACGTGCATCAGCACACCCTGAAGGTGGCGGTGGTCGACACCAGCGGCTTCGAGGGCGTGCCGACCTTTGACGCGTTCCGCGAGGTGTTCCGGGCCCGGCTGCCGGTGCTGGAGCCGATGCACTACCAGCTGGTGACGACGCCCTTCCATCTGCACCGCCCGGTCTGGCATGAGGACGCCGACCTCGACCTCGACTACCACCTGCAGCGGGTCGAGGTGCCCGCACCCGGCGGACGACGCGAACTCGACGCCGTCATCGGCCGCGTGGCCAGCACGCCGCTGGACCGCAGCCGCCCGCTGTGGCAGTTCTATTTCGCCGAGGGGCTCTCTGATCAGCGCATCGCGGTGATCGGCAAGATCCATCACGTGCTGGCCGACGGCGTCGCCTCGGCGAACCTGATGGCGCGCACCTTGCAGTGGTCCGATGTGACGCCTGATCAGACCGGAACGGCCTTCGCCCCGCCGCGGACCCGGGACGTGGTGCGATTCGCCGCCCACGACCACCTCGCCCGCGTCCGGACCCTGCCGTCAGCGGTGCGCGACGGAGTCGTCGGCGCCTACCGGCTGCAGCGCCGCGCACGGCAGCGGTTGACGCACCCTGATCTGGCGGCCCGGTTCGATCCACCACCGACGTTCCTCAACCACAAGCTCTCGCCGGGACGGACCTTCGCCAGCGGTGTGCTGCCGCTCGCGGAGGTCAAAGCGGTCAGCAAGAGGCTGGAAGTGACCATCAACGATCTGGTGCTCACCGTCACGGCAGGAGCCCTGCGCCGTCTGTTGCTGAACTACGGCGAACCCACCGACCGGCCGCTGATCGCTTCGATACCCACCGCCACCGACACCTCGCCGGACCGGATCGCGGGTAATGCCCTGGCCACGATGCTGGTCTCGCTGCCCGTGCACGTCAGCGACCCGAAGGAACGCCTGGACCTGATCCGCACCTCCACGCGCATCGCCAAGGAAGATCATCAACTGCTCGGACCCACCCTGGTTGGCCGTTGGCTGGAGTTCATCCCGCCCACCCTCACCCGCGCCACATTCGGGTGGATGTCACGACGCGAGGCACCCAATCAGCTGTTCAACCTGATCGTCTCCAACGTGCCCGGCCCGCGTGAACGCGGCCACATCGCCGGGGCCGTGGTGACCGACTTCTATTCCGTCGGACCGCTTGCCGCCGGCTCGGCCCTGAACATCACTGTCTGGAGTTATGTCGACCAGCTGAGTGTCTCGGTACTGTCCGACGACGCGACTCTGAAAGACACCCACGAGGTGACCGACGCGTTCGTCGCCGCGTTCGCCGAGTTGCGTCAGCGACAGGAAGGCAACGGCGGCATTTCCGCGGCGTCGGCGGGCTAG
- a CDS encoding methylenetetrahydrofolate reductase C-terminal domain-containing protein yields MATEPGCPKRMEFGPCGGVRPDGQCEMRSGDCVFTDIVRWSGPAPVAGRETGPAPLVLTDFSCAPFDRDDVAATAAVLAPSCDAVLVGEHQNKPDFPPTLMGSLLLDAGVTPWITLSCRDRNRIVLEQELRGLRTIGVDTVLCVTGDGRGYDVRPDVTQTFDLDGLRLVSLAASLGVLPAVPETPTAPPIAARPARLVEKERAGAGLAVLNHVPFPDMIAEFMKTARAQGLSIPVIAAVAVFTDSVSAAVLQGLPGLELDPAVTESVLSSADPIAAGISAAVSEARSLLSIDGVEGVNVSGLASASGARVGAEIKAEVGRLIREGVS; encoded by the coding sequence GTGGCGACCGAGCCGGGTTGCCCGAAACGGATGGAATTCGGGCCTTGCGGTGGTGTGCGTCCAGACGGTCAATGTGAGATGCGTTCGGGGGACTGTGTATTCACTGACATCGTGAGGTGGTCAGGCCCGGCGCCGGTGGCCGGCCGGGAGACCGGGCCGGCGCCCTTGGTGCTGACCGATTTCAGCTGCGCGCCCTTCGATCGCGACGATGTCGCGGCGACCGCGGCGGTGCTGGCGCCCTCGTGCGACGCGGTACTGGTGGGCGAACATCAGAACAAGCCGGATTTTCCGCCCACGCTGATGGGATCGTTGCTGCTGGACGCCGGTGTGACCCCGTGGATCACGTTGTCGTGCCGAGATCGCAACCGGATCGTCCTGGAACAGGAACTGCGGGGCCTGCGCACCATCGGGGTGGACACCGTGCTCTGTGTGACCGGTGACGGGCGCGGCTATGACGTTCGGCCGGACGTCACTCAGACGTTCGATCTCGACGGGCTGCGGTTGGTGTCGCTGGCCGCATCGCTCGGGGTGCTCCCGGCGGTACCGGAGACGCCCACGGCGCCGCCCATCGCTGCCAGACCCGCCCGGCTGGTCGAGAAAGAGCGGGCGGGCGCGGGCCTCGCGGTGCTCAACCATGTGCCGTTCCCGGACATGATCGCCGAGTTCATGAAAACGGCTCGGGCGCAGGGCTTGTCGATCCCGGTGATCGCCGCGGTCGCGGTGTTCACCGACAGCGTGTCAGCCGCGGTTCTGCAGGGTCTGCCCGGTCTCGAACTCGACCCCGCCGTGACGGAAAGCGTCCTCAGCTCGGCGGATCCGATCGCCGCCGGCATTTCGGCCGCGGTCAGTGAGGCGCGGTCGCTGCTCTCGATCGACGGCGTCGAAGGCGTCAACGTCTCCGGGCTGGCATCGGCGTCGGGCGCCCGGGTCGGCGCCGAGATCAAAGCGGAGGTAGGCCGGCTCATCCGGGAGGGGGTTTCGTGA
- a CDS encoding class I SAM-dependent methyltransferase produces MTEAMQAEFDTVAEWTAQVAADMGPEYHVPAGCRGSGSPAALDWLAERMELASGATFLDCGAGVGGPAAYAAQQRELRPVLVEPEAGACRAAQRLFGYPVVQALGSKLPLAEASCDAAWSLGVLCTTPEQLALLTELHRTVRRGGRIGLLAFVARGELPSDELEGNHFPAPERLRQLVDESALHVEHWLRTAELPAIPEEWNQRMDAVTDELTRRHGHTDAWQLAERQSSRIGRLLEDGTLTGELLVLRHA; encoded by the coding sequence GTGACCGAAGCGATGCAGGCGGAGTTCGACACGGTCGCGGAGTGGACGGCACAGGTCGCCGCCGACATGGGACCGGAGTATCACGTGCCGGCAGGCTGCCGGGGCAGCGGCAGCCCGGCCGCACTGGACTGGCTTGCCGAGCGCATGGAACTTGCTTCCGGCGCAACGTTTTTGGACTGCGGCGCGGGCGTCGGCGGGCCGGCCGCGTACGCGGCGCAACAGCGAGAGCTGCGGCCCGTACTCGTCGAGCCGGAGGCCGGCGCGTGTCGCGCCGCCCAGCGGCTGTTCGGCTATCCGGTGGTGCAAGCGTTGGGATCGAAACTGCCGCTGGCGGAGGCGAGTTGCGATGCCGCGTGGTCGCTCGGAGTGCTGTGCACCACTCCGGAGCAGCTCGCATTGCTCACGGAGCTGCACCGCACCGTGCGGCGCGGTGGCCGAATCGGGTTGCTGGCGTTCGTGGCTCGAGGCGAACTGCCGAGCGACGAACTGGAGGGCAACCACTTCCCGGCCCCGGAGCGGTTACGGCAATTGGTGGACGAGTCGGCGCTGCATGTCGAGCACTGGCTGAGAACCGCTGAGCTGCCGGCGATTCCGGAGGAATGGAACCAGCGGATGGATGCCGTTACGGACGAGCTGACCCGGCGGCACGGGCATACCGACGCCTGGCAGCTGGCCGAGCGGCAGAGCTCCCGGATCGGACGGCTGCTGGAAGACGGGACTCTGACGGGCGAGTTGCTGGTACTGCGTCACGCGTGA
- a CDS encoding MbtH family protein: MSVNPFDDDNGSFFVLINDEEQHSLWPTFADVPDGWRVVYGEAARADCLDYIEQNWPDIRPKSLRDRLSQQRAGDN, translated from the coding sequence GTGAGCGTCAATCCGTTTGACGACGACAATGGCAGCTTCTTCGTCCTGATCAACGACGAAGAGCAGCACAGCCTATGGCCAACCTTTGCCGATGTCCCCGACGGCTGGAGGGTGGTCTACGGCGAGGCGGCGCGAGCCGACTGCCTGGACTACATCGAACAAAACTGGCCCGATATCCGACCCAAGAGTTTGCGTGACCGGCTTTCCCAGCAACGGGCGGGCGATAACTGA